One window of the Aedes aegypti strain LVP_AGWG unplaced genomic scaffold, AaegL5.0 Primary Assembly AGWG_AaegL5_hic_scaff_20_PBJ_arrow, whole genome shotgun sequence genome contains the following:
- the LOC110680931 gene encoding trichohyalin-like has translation MKSAKLQAAPCQAPRAEQINSKSRRPSSGTTIQWSRIKRREKNRPKPKPIPTELLEGVRSRLNDIEEAKRRVDLEARLYTKWRMGYDRDAVILDSKNSNQAMAKLNWLDRQVELQLQNEKERKENQEREIRLHEEARRHEELLLEKSKLREQQIKELRVHQEVHVKELKAREQEMNELKMYEMRLRTKKEEFEKELDQLRVYNDRRRDRIVAMHNLRRIKMLLRERSEAVRNDLKHDLQLLKRIAIDNPESNESIDYLRKKFQLQYDLEVEQQTAIETMYESEAKHNLSKWEDKWNEEALIREQQLRCLLEDRIIDFETKLMDTIQRQRDLIEVRETHIKAIESANQQLKELMSEKARDTTVVGSSNQIRELLVQKDNGAKLSDSRPSTQNSHRSSTFSSIFPFDDLSVRDLKLSERKTPDDGDGSTGTLSVPKFGRKKVAWC, from the exons ATGAAGAGTGCCAAGCTGCAGGCTGCCCCTTGCCAAGCGCCGAGAGCCGAGCAGATCAATTCCAAAAGTCGGCGGCCGTCGAGCGGTACTACGATTCAGTGGAGTCGCATCAAACGTCGCG AAAAGAACCGCCCTAAACCAAAACCCATTCCAACGGAACTTCTGGAAGGCGTCCGTTCCCGCTTAAACGACATAGAGGAAGCAAAACGCCGCGTAGATTTAGAAGCTCGGCTATACACCAAATGGCGCATGGGTTACGACCGGGATGCCGTGATATTGGATTCGAAAAATTCCAACCAAGCGATGGCCAAACTGAACTGGTTGGATCGCCAAGTAGAACTGCAGCTCCAGAATGAGAAAGAGCGTAAGGAAAATCAAGAACGGGAGATTCGTCTCCACGAGGAAGCACGGCGTCACGAGGAACTCTTGCTCGAAAAGAGCAAGCTCAGAGAGCAACAAATAAAGGAGCTGCGAGTTCACCAAGAAGTGCACGTGAAGGAACTTAAAGCGAGAGAACAGGAAATGAACGAACTGAAAATGTACGAAATGCGACTGAGGACCAAGAAGGAAGAGTTCGAAAAGGAACTCGATCAGCTTCGAGTGTACAACGATCGACGCCGGGATCGGATCGTGGCCATGCACAACCTGCGGCGCATCAAAATGCTGCTCCGTGAACGATCGGAAGCAGTTCGCAACGATCTGAAGCACGATCTGCAGCTACTGAAGAGAATAGCAATTGACAATCCAGAGTCGAATGAAAGCATCGACTATCTGAGGAAGAAATTCCAACTGCAGTACGACTTGGAGGTCGAGCAACAAACGGCCATCGAAACGATGTACGAATCGGAAGCCAAGCACAATTTGTCCAAGTGGGAGGACAAGTGGAACGAGGAAGCCCTGATTAGGGAACAGCAGTTGAGATGTCTGCTGGAGGATCGGATCATCGATTTCGAGACGAAACTCATGGACACCATCCAAAGGCAGCGCGATCTGATTGAGGTACGCGAAACTCACATCAAGGCCATCGAAAGTGCCAATCAACAGCTGAAGGAGCTGATGAGCGAGAAAGCCAGGGATACGACAGTTGTCGGTTCGTCGAATCAGATTCGAGAGTTGCTAGTGCAAAAGGACAATGGCGCCAAGTTGAGCGACAGTAGACCTTCAACGCAAAACTCCCATCGCAGTTCCACGTTTAGCAGCATTTTCCCATTTGACGATTTGAGTGTGCGGGATTTGAAGCTGTCCGAACGGAAAACGCCCGATGATGGGGACGGATCAACTGGCACCTTGTCGGTGCCTAAGTTCGGTCGTAAGAAGGTAGCCTGGTGCTAA